A section of the Bacteroidota bacterium genome encodes:
- a CDS encoding class I SAM-dependent methyltransferase, giving the protein MPACPICRSASTPVYSLSREKIVDGLNRFFNTRFDPAIITADYTMLRCTNCTLQFPDPMLPGNDAFYHALVKQTGYYSDYRPEYDVVADLIGTPEQDKHILDIGCGEGDFLVLMRKRGHTQLAGIDTTEASVACGREKGLSITNSRIENFNGGPFQAITAFHCLEHVDDPLAFIRYAMQKLAPGGKLFIATPYSPQVSEMYWYHPLNNPPHHMLRLNAKAYHQLAAETGTKVELINFQTATFTSMIRSAFSFAVYGENKKGSSLSMMARMFIRPLTAVKVINHMLKREKINGRTAGSDILAVFTAA; this is encoded by the coding sequence ATGCCTGCATGTCCGATATGCCGCTCGGCTTCGACTCCCGTGTACAGCCTGAGCCGCGAAAAAATAGTTGACGGCCTGAACCGTTTTTTTAATACCCGCTTTGATCCGGCCATCATTACCGCAGATTATACTATGCTGCGCTGCACAAACTGCACGCTCCAATTTCCCGATCCGATGCTGCCGGGCAACGATGCGTTTTACCACGCCCTGGTAAAACAAACCGGCTATTACAGTGATTACCGGCCCGAATACGATGTGGTGGCCGACCTGATTGGTACGCCGGAGCAAGACAAACACATACTCGACATTGGCTGCGGCGAAGGCGATTTTCTGGTGCTGATGCGCAAACGCGGGCACACACAACTTGCAGGCATAGACACCACCGAAGCCAGTGTAGCCTGCGGCCGTGAAAAAGGCCTTTCAATCACAAACAGCCGCATTGAAAACTTTAACGGCGGCCCTTTTCAGGCCATTACCGCTTTTCATTGCCTGGAGCATGTGGATGATCCGCTGGCTTTTATTCGTTATGCCATGCAAAAACTGGCACCCGGAGGGAAATTATTCATTGCCACACCTTATTCCCCGCAGGTAAGTGAAATGTACTGGTATCATCCGCTCAACAACCCGCCCCACCACATGCTGCGACTCAACGCAAAAGCATACCACCAGCTGGCTGCCGAAACCGGCACAAAAGTGGAACTCATCAATTTCCAGACAGCCACTTTCACCAGCATGATACGCAGTGCATTTTCGTTTGCTGTGTATGGCGAAAACAAAAAAGGCAGCAGCCTGAGCATGATGGCCCGTATGTTCATCAGGCCGCTTACCGCCGTGAAAGTGATCAACCACATGCTGAAACGCGAAAAAATTAACGGCCGCACAGCCGGGTCGGATATTCTTGCTGTTTTTACAGCAGCGTAA